In Cucurbita pepo subsp. pepo cultivar mu-cu-16 chromosome LG10, ASM280686v2, whole genome shotgun sequence, the DNA window CAAAAAAGAAGTCATCACAGTATTGTTGTAACGTAACACAGAATCGTCCCAAGTTGCAACgaaaataaagaattataaaggatgttttcATTGCAAATGGTACGACCAAGAAAAGATTAGTTTTGTGTATGGGTGATGAGTTAAAAAGAACGtagaaaaaatggaaggggGGGAAGCACATGGTGAGCAATTTAGGGTGGGAAAGGCCAAATGGTGTTTGGTTGATAAGACGGCTGAATGAAAGATTCTTTTCATCACTTTGGTATCTCTACTTTATACCTCAAATCCCACGCTCGATGCCCCCAACACttcttgtttttgcttttctctcccaaatacattaattaatttgatacgttgttcaacaaaacaaatctatttttccttttgattatCACTAAATGCCCGATTTCACTATTTTGTTAAGGTACATTTGGGCTCGGGTGAAAATAGGTTGAGTTCAAGTTCACTAAGGGTGTACATAGtctgggttgagttgggttaaaggatttttttgacccaacccaaaaaggCTAATCCTACCTAACCCAACTCTACCAAAAATgttaatccaacccaactcaatcctTATAGTTTAGATTGGGTTGGTCCGGATTtagggttgaatgtacacccctaaagTTCACTACTATTTGGACAATAACGAAAGTCACTAAACCAAGGGCAAGATGAGTCATAAGCCAAAATGCTCGTGGGCCCACCTCGATTGTGGCCGAGGTGAGCTTCTCACACCCATAGCTCGATACtaagttggaagaaaatagGTAAACTCTCGAGATTCTAATtcaaagaagtaaaaaaaagagaaatcgtaaatcatacaacatcataccattatagaaGAGGCGAGTCAAACTCTAATTCTCTATTACTCTCGCTACATCTCAAACCTGTTAAATCTTCCATGGTTCATTAAATTTACTGTTGATGCACATATGCAGATTAAGTGAGTCTTCTTTCTCAAGATTGTACATCAACAAAACTAAAAGacaaataattatcaaacgaAACCTTAATCATTTCAAACACGATATTCATCACAAATTGATACGATTTGTTTCAAGAGAAGACAGAGGAATTAAAGGATTGGAGGGTTAAAAGGGAgtaaaaagaaggaaggatTCCTGAACAAGTTGTTGTGAGGAAGAAGCTGcagaggaaaaaaataaagagcaTAAAAACTAAAGCAAAGATGGAAAGGaacctttctttcttttcctttttgaatgAAGATAAGAGATCAGGAGGAGAATTGGAGGCCGTCCCGTCCTTCCAGTGGGAACTCCAGCTTTTTGCTTTGCCTCTTAATCTGTTTTTACTGCCAAACTCCAAGACCAATCCAAcatgttcttcctttttctcacTCATACAATGATAATACAATGATAAGAGGAAAATACCAACATTGGACGTACCTACATACTCCATTCAAACTCGCTGTATAATAGCAATAGCGCAGCAACTAATGGACAGGACAACCTTTAACGACAACCCCTGGGGCAGTAGGACAAGAAGCCAAAGGACATGCATCTGAATCCCCACCCCACCATCGAAGAGATACATGTTGCATTCCTAAACATATATACAGAAACACACCCATGAACGCCAATCCAGCATCCAAAGCTCCGGATAGCAAATAGTTATGGCGGCTCCACCACCCACGGTAATGCCTGTAAGCAACAAACCCAGAAGCAAATCCTATTACAATCCAGCTTGTGTAGTTAACTGCGGTGGCTGGAGGCATATTCACCACCGCGCCGAGGAGCACCGGCATGGTGATTAGCCTGATCCAATACTTGTCTGGGAAGGCCTTGTGTGCCAGCCAAACCAAGAATGGAGACACTGCTCCGGCTAAGAAAAACCAGTTTAGTGATCCATATTTGCCTTGATCCCCAAAGATCCTCCGAGGTCCAATGAGGCCCCATATGACCGAGGCGTCATAGAATACGTGGTCGCCGGGACATGTCCATGGACTGCCTACTGGAAGCATTGCTCTGTCGCATATGTTGGGGATTGTTGCCATAAGCCACCAGGCTGTTCCCAAATGTGTCACTGCCGATATCACCGATCCAACGACCTGATTAAAGGGCGAACAAGAAGACATGTTAACTCACCTCTCAACCCGAAAACTTAATAGCCTACCataaatttattctttaacATAACGTTGTTGTCAGTCTGCTACTAACCTGTGCAGTAAACATTTCTTTGGGAGGAATTTTCATGTAATGACCAAGTTTGAAATCTTGAAGAAATGTAATCGCCTGCTTCATACTTATGTATCCATAAACTTTAAAGCACATATTAGCAACAGGGTAGCCAGGATACAAGTAACCGATAATGAATTCAGTGATTACGTTTAATGATGGGGCCTGTTGATCAACAGAATGGAAAGTTTAAACAACAATGCTATCAGCTGTGTAGCTTACAAATGCATAGCTatttagcagatattgttaaATGATACCTGATTTGTCAAAGCAGCAATAACTCCAACCGGGAGAGTGAAAAACACGGCAAGACTGCATGCGAGCAGCACGCCCCACCATGGCAATTGGAGCTGGTTGTTGTAGTACTCGCATATAAAAATGGTGGCTGAAATGTTAACTACAAGGATGCTCATGAACCACCATTCGGGAACTTGATCATACTTTCTCATCAGCTTTGTATGCACATCCATTAGCTTCTCTTGCAAGGCTGACTTGCTTAATCGCCATATATCTCTGCTcataacaacaacaaatcaGGGCGAATCGAAACCAAAACCATTCGAACATGATCAAACTCAAGTTTGAAGGATGCCCAACCTCCCATGGAAAAGTAAGACATGAACAACAGTGGCAGCAAGACAGGCAAAGTTGATACCATAGTAGAGAGCAAAGAAGGTACTAATCCGGAGCGGCCCTTCGCGGTTATAAGCATCGACATCAAGACGAAAGTTGGGGTCAATTATAGCAGAGATATTGTATTTTTGGCCAGCAGAGGTGAACAGCCCATCAGAAAAAATGGGGAATGTCTTAGCATCAAAGAGATCTAGCCAATATGCTAATGGAGTCACGAGGTAAGTGACAATGGCAAAACCAGCAGCAATGTTGGCAGTGGCAAACCATGGACTGGCAAGAGGGCTCCCAAGATAAGCTGATATGGTGGACCAATCGAAACCAAAGGCACCAATGCCTAAGCCTCGCAGCCCTGAACCGAGCTGCTGAGCTATTATGGATGTGGGAAACGCCCAACAGAGCCAGGACATTGAGGTCAACATGGGAAAGAGATAGCCAGGGAAGACGTAATAAGCAAAGCTGCAAGTGAAGGCAATGACAAAGAACTGATTTCTACTTAATTTCCCTTTTggtctctcttctttctcgtGTAATGCCCTACAATTTTTAAAGACGATGATGAATGATTCGATTAAAACAAAAGTGAGCGATGGGTAATGTTAAATCACCATTAACAGAAACATGAATTGGGAGGCTTAATAGTATAATTAGCACAGCGAAAATGACATTACAATTATTCAAACATACACACATGTTCTAGCATTGTGTTTAATTACTGCAGGACATTATTGATAGGCTACCATTACATTCGATCAGGCATTCATAATCTTAAAACGGACTCACCTGAAGAGGGAGACTTGAACCAGATTTTGCGGCCACCACATGGCGGCCGGCTCGACCAAGTATCGACGGAAAATCCCGGCCCAGCCAAAACCGAGCACCTGCGTAGTCAATACAACAAGCAATGCCACAAAGAAGGTTAGTTCCTTCTTGTAGAAGATCTTGATTGCGCTGACGACATGAATCGCATAGACAGTGGAGGCGCCGGAGTTCGCGAAGATGGTGATGAGGACGTGCTCCTTCTGATTGAAGGGTCCTGGATTGAGAGTGAACTTCCATTTCTTCccttcaaagaatactctgtTAGTTAGGGCAGAAGCCAGGAGATGGCCAATCGGAACCACCGCGATTTGGGCGGAAATTGAGGTCACTGAAAGAGGCTCTTTCCGATAGTAGAAGAACTGATTGAGGAAGGAGAGAAGCATACACGCGATTGTTCCCAATAACCACGTCCTGAAAGTGAACGTCGGAAGCGAGGTATCGTCAGTGACCGGAACTGTAAGGGCAACTTGCTCCACAGGGGAATTTTCGCCGGGAAATGGATCCTCCGGCGAGGGAGAATCCGAGGTTGACCCTGAAGCACACCATTGATCGACCTGATTTCCATGTACTGCACGCAACGACTAATAAGGTCAAATCAGACATTTAGAGAAAACTGACAGAAAGAGCAGGGACGAAGTGGAAGTCTTACTCAGAGGATCCAAAATTTCATGATTATCGGCCATCTTACTCACCGCATTTAGAGACCGACAGCCACGCCTCTACAAATCCGGAAACATTGTCCGAAAAAACAGGCTGGTTCAATGAAAGCTCGAGGTGCTCTTCTAGCAACAAAATGGATTGTGTTTCGATGTGGATGCGTTGACCAAACGAGATTGAATTAGAGAGCAATAACAGAGTTCTGGTTTCTGGCGATCATAGAGGGTTTAGTGCTCTGGTTTTGAACAGAACAAGAACTCCCAATGGTTAATGTCACCGGCGACCGAGGAAATGGCTTGAAGGCGTTTCCCTCCGGTGATGTCCCTCTGTCCCAACACCGACGGCGGAATTGGTCGTTTTATAGTTTGAAACGAGAAGGGGGGCCCGCAAAGCCTCCAAACGAACATTTCCAGTTTTTTGGTTAGAATTCAGAGAacgaaagagagaaaattttatcattttttttattcctataATCGAAgtcataattatataataaatttataatcgaaacaatttattattgtcattgtctacaaaaataattagtgGAAGAGAATGTATAGAAAATTACCTTTTCAAgagaatttattgttattattttcctttatgAATATACTaccttttaaatattctttgcTTTGTTTGTGGAGAAGtgtaaaaaataacaaaacaaaaaaaaaaaaaaaaaatccagatttttaatttttcaaactaattttcatataaaattttgatattttaaatttaaaatgagaaaatataggatcatcaaatatattaaaaagaacaggaaacaagaaaacaattaacaaaaatataaatagttCTGAGCAATAGTTGAATACAAATGGCTTCATATCTCCTCCAGTGGTTAAcattataaagtaaaatttcaaaagaggGGTGCAGTGTAACAAAACATCAACAAGACTATTGCATACTTCTTCCGTTCAATATTTGACACGTTCTTAATTCTATGTCAAACAATGAACCGAAGTCGAAAATTTTCCCTTAACCCGGGTTTTGTCCCTGGCACAAACTTCAGATCGACTTTTGCCCATTTCTGTTACTTAATGAATGATCGAGTGTAAATACCTTTTTCACATCTGAAGCACAGCACACTGTACAGCAGAGTTGATTACATTATCACAGTCTCCAATTACGCCAAAACGAGATGTGGCCACGTGATTCTCGCTTTTTATTCAGCCAACTTCAAGAACTTCGCTACAAAAAGCCCACTTGTCTGTGATGCCCATGGATCAAAACGTAGGGTCTTTGGTATTCGTCCACTCTTGCACGGCCAATTTCTGGCCGCTTCTATCTCCTGCAACTCTGTTAAGGATCAGAAAGAGAATAATGGTCAGTCTTAATGCCTGTTTGGAATCAATTTTCAAGGGATTTTTAGAACTTGGAAAGTCAAACCTTACCTGCGGAAGCATTATCCTTGAGAAACTGTTCCACAACATCCTCATTCTGTGCTACTGTAAGACTAATCAAGAGAAAGGATAGCGCTTAAATTATTTGGCACGCATGGgcatgtgtgtgtgtgtgtgttttcttttttaaattgtttttgtgTAGTTGGAGTTTCAAAGCCTAAAAAAGTGCAGCCAAAAGAAAGAACCTGCAAGTGCTGTAGACAAGTATCCCGCCAGACTTTAGCAACCGAAAACCATTGGTAAGGAGTCTCAACTGCAACAGAAAATAGACCAACATATCATTCAAGATATTTTTACAGTTGAGGATTCTTTTTACAGAAAAAAATGACATTCTAAAGTTCCGAGTGCAAGAGGGAAATTTGAATTGTTTCTAAAGTTCTGTTTTTTGAAGTTCTAGATTTAATAAGACCGAAGTATCATCAACTACTTGCCAGTAATAAGACCATGTAATAATCTTTTATCCATCTACAgcaattttcatttctaatgCATGGACATCTAGCTATAACCCCTATGTCCTTTGAAGATTGAGTAAAAGATTTGGAACAATCTAAAGAACATGCAGAAAAcacattttcttataaaaaaaaaattacaacagTTTACGCGAATAATCTGATTAATTTTGAGTACCTGAAGTACAGTCAAATTATCTGTTCGCTCAGCGTCCAATACTCTGCGCTGAAGAGATGTCCAACCccaactttcaaatttctgtATATGCTTTATAGAGCCATCATGAGTGCATTCAGCATCCACTAAGACCTAAATAAATGTCAAACATCATCAATCCAGAAATTCACTGAGCAATACTTTAAGCACAAGAATGACAGttcttcaagaaaagaaaggggaGAAATGGGGAGACAGGCAATAAACAGAAAGCAGCTCACCCTATCATACCCATAGCTCAATAACTCACTTTCCGAAGGACTTCGGTATATCTCACTCTTAGTGAACCCAACCACGCCAGATTTCAGCCCATAAAAGATAAGTTCTGGTTCCTGACACCTCTGGACTAACTCTGCAGCAGCGTTTTGTTTTGCTATGGCCgctttcttcctttccttccAAGATTTTCTGGACGTCCACTCCTTCAATCTGTCAACACTATCTTCTAATGTAGATTCATCTATATGAGACTAAACAGATCATAACTAATTAAAGAAACAGAAAGACGACTAGATGAGCAAATAAAATCAACAGCTTAGTTGCTCGTTgcaatttaataataatgataaggGTATTTAGATCAACAAATGGTTACCTGATCTAGACTCTGAAGTAACATTCACGGGAATGAGAGAAAATGTTGCTCCATCAGCAACAAAAAGTCGACAAATATCACCAAGAGCATATTTTTGCAGCATTGTTCTACAAGCAGCTAAACGATGCTGAGATACATCTACTCCAGTCACAGAACCCAAACCATCAAGAAGGTCTACGATCATGCAAAGTTTGGCCCCTGAATATAATGTCATGTGTTAGAACTAGGTGACTGACTGATTGGTTGTTCAAAGATCTGATATATGATAAGCTGCACCATATTATTGTTCACTACAAAAGCATGTTACATTCAATAAACGTCTAACAGTGTGATAAAAAGACATATCAACTATATTCATTCAGGTAATTAGAACCAATAAACCCACTTGATTCACTCTATTCCAACTCCTGAGAGTTAAGACATCCACTTCAACCAAATTTTTCATGAATTAAACTGTTTTTTAtcaccaaaaaaatatttatataaatggCCAGaaatccttttcctttatctttatttatttttaaaatttgaagcttCTAGACTAGGCATCTCTTGACGCCTtccaagctcgacatgattcCAAAATTCAACAGAGTCTAAACTGAGTAAATGAAGGTCTCTTGTTTTAGCCTAAACTTTTTGCTGATTGAGAGGATCAAATGTCCTAGCCAAGAACTTTTACATTATTGAGGCTCATGCTCGTCATTAATCCAACTTGAAACTATGACAATCATACGTTGCATAGAAGTGAATGTGATTAAATTTACCGCAGGTATGTAGAGTTAAAACAGGTCATGACTTAGTTCTCAACATTGTGGGAAAGAGAAAGCTTTACCTTATATCCATATCCATcctaaaaacattaaattctTGGTGACTTAACACTTtacattattgttattatcCTCCTTAGAAAAATCTAACAATGACGTTGgcagaaatttgaaagttttacTTCACTTTGATTCAGATTTTGAACACACTCACGTATATAACTTGTATGGAAAAAGCCAGAAAGGAGCATTACCTGGAGCGGCACAAAGATCAAGGACATGATTTCCCGGTGAAACGTCTAAGGCAGTAACAGCAGCACCGGAAGCTGCATCTATTCCATATATCTGAATGAATAAACAAATGGTGAATAGAAAGAAATATCAAATGTAGAGTACAAATTGAACATTCAGAATTCAATAGACAACATAACCACATTACACATATGTTAAGCGGCAATATTAATTCATATAGTTAGTTGCTCATCCGTTCCTATGTacagaattttaaaaacatattcaaaaagGAGGACTGCTATAAGCAATGATTTCCGCCATGTTGCATAGGGTTGTTCGTAAACATGAAATTACAACTAAAAATTTCACAAAGTCACGAATTACTAAGGACAGATATCCTATTCCCAAAACTGATGCAGAAGTTCCTCACCTTTCCTGTCTTGTAAGCTTGGGAACCAGCAATTTGCACATCGGGCGGAAGGGAATAGAATCCAGGCAGCCAATTGACTTTCTCAAGCTTGCACTTGATCTCGGCCTCTATCTCCTCCACATCGGCTTCATAGCCAGGCTTCAACCTTGCCATTGAGACAACTTAAACAAAATGGATAACCAGAAACATAAACCACCAATTCGAATTATCTGAGCATAAAAGTACCTGACATAACGAGGGGTTGAATCAGTAGCAGCGTAAATGGAAGGGTCCAGATCATTTTCCTTCAGAAAATCAAGAAACGCCGCAGGCAACGGCGAAGTAGAAGGTTCCTCCATAGATTCGGCCAATAAGCCAAAGCCGAAatcaaaggaagaaagaaagtgtGGAGGATTTGAATCCTTGAAGTAGGGTTTAGAATGGTCGCGGCGATTCGTAGAACTGGGAGTGTGTGTTTTGAAACCGCGGTTATGGGGCGCGATTTTTTGCTACTTTTTTGTCCCGAGAAAACCCGCCTGGTTCCTTTATTGTCTAATGTCCATATTGGACGATGAAATCCTAATTTAGGAAGGGATCTTGGTTAGAATTAGATGTTTTGGGAAGTCCAAACTAGAGATACTCCTGCTTATCTTCAAggtagataatatcatatcattgtggagagtcatgttcatcTAACGTGGTATCATAGATATACTCTAAACTTAGttgtgccaatagattggtaaattctcaaatgtcgaacaaatgactccaGAAGAATAAGAAGTCAAGGCTCGATTAAGGGAAGGCCTACTTTGTTCGATGAGaggtgttagatgatgaaagtcccacattggccaatttaaggaatgatcattgtttataatcaaggaatattATCCTCATTGtaatgaggccttttgggaagcccaaagcaaagtcacgagagcttatactcaaagtgaacagtatcataccattgtggtcgtgttcatctaacagtCCAATTCTTAACGTATCTCTAGTGCGAGGTATTGGAGAGAATAACGAATCATCTCTTACAAGTGTGGAAATATCTCCTcaatagacatgttttaaatggTAACCAAagacgtaacgggtcaaaagaGACAACAGATGCTACCAATGGGATTGAGAAAACATCAAGGTATACTAGTGAGAATATTGAGAAAACATCAAAGTATACTAGACTCCAAAAgggtgaattgtaagatctcacatcggttcgaggataataaaatatttcctGTGAGGGTATGGAAACATCTCTAACGGATGCGTTTTTAAATTGCCAACAACGATAAGCAAGGAGTCaaagaaatttgttaaatttatagTGGAAATAGCAAAATAGCAACCgactaaatttaatatttattcgtTTGATTTCATACTTggcaaaattaatttatcctCACACGTAATCCTTCAATCAACCTAACTAATTAATTGATCGCTTTCATGGCCACGTAAGCAAAACACATGATCAAAAGCGGATAAATTAGCTGATTACGTTaatccaaaaaattaaattatcaacaaattaaaaaaacaaatcccGCCACGTCATTTCCCATTACCAACGCAACGGCCCAATGCCATGCTTTTTCCATTGAGGAAGTGGAGTCACCTCCATCCCAACGCCATTCCCACTTACTTTTCCAGCATAtgtggcaaaaaaaaaaaacgacatgTCGTCCCAATGGATTGAATCCGATTCAATTTCCGGGTTCAATTCAATCCCCTTATTTCATTATAAACAGAAACTTCCATACCGCTCATGCGCAGTCAAATTTCGCCGGCAGTTTCCGCCGCCGTTGTTCTTCCGCCCACTTTTCCCCAACGGTTTCTGGTTTTCCAGACTTCAAAAACCGCCCACAGATCTCGAACCACCGGAATCGCACCGCTAATCATGGGCTCCCTCGATAGGTCTCTcatctcttttatttaatttatacatccttccttctttttctctcattaTAATTCTCCAATGACGGCTAATtcctttctccttcttccATTTGGATTCCTGCTCTGTTTTCTCGTCTCCGGCAGTTTCGAAGCCGGAATCGTCACCGTCGACGTCAAAACCGCCAAGAACCTCCTCCATTCCGGCTACGCTTTTCTCGACGTCAGGTTGAATTTTCTCGTCTTTCGCGTCAATTTTTTTCCGCATTTTAgttgattttgttaaaattatcgGTAGGACTGTCGAGGAGTTCAAGGAAGGGCACGTAGCGACGGAGAAGATCGTCAATATTCCGTATCAATTCAATTCTCCAGACggttaattctttttataatcgCTTCGATATCCTTTTGTTCTTCCGTTTGAATTTTCCGGTGAAGTGACTGAACGCCGCGGCGATGGACTTTTCAGGTAGGGTGAAGAATGATCGGTTTCTGGAGGACGTGTCGGCGGTCTTTAAGAAAGACGACCGCCTCGTCGTGGTAATTTCCCTTTTTATCCTTTCTTCActaaatatttgttaaattattacGTATTTATTCTATAAACGTTCAATTTAGCTAATTTAGCTTTAGGaactattaaattattatatgtaaaatttaaaatcaacttaaactttttaaattataaaataaaaaagtgtccaaaatataattttattttattttaagtgttttcaattttaaaaatatctaataagttatctaattttaaatttcaattattttaaaaaataaagaccCTTTAACTTTTAtggataaatttttaaaagattagatataaaataaataatttaataacttatctaaatacaaaatttaaaatttaggataGATGATAATTAggtgaaatttgaaattattttaaattatacattttgttgataaaaataaattatgggAATCGACcgtaaataatattatttacaaCTATACAAAAgagattttataaattattgacaTTAGTTTCGAGCATTTTATATGATTCAaactatgattttttttaaatagggTTGTCGAAGTGGTGTAAGATCTTTGCTTGCCATTGAAGACCTCCGTAATGATGTaagttatattttgtttttttttaattattatgggtttagttcaattttaacatttaaatgtttaaataaatcgaggtaaattcatttaaaatttcaaaagaaaatggaaatcaattgatttaataattaaagtaaactaattactattaattatttaattcttaatcaTGCacagaataaaatttaaaattccattgattaaattataattctttataggggaaaaaataaaataatattaaaaaaatttgagaatgcAGGGCTTCAAGCATTTGACAGATCTGGGCGGAGGGCATCTGGCTTGGCTGGAGTATGGATTTCCTGTGGCTAAGCCAAAAGTGAAAACTGATCCAAAGAGTGTGGACCTTAAGGCTGACGAGCTTTGATcgtacaataaataaataaataaaaataaataaaacgcAGCAATAATTTGTCTTCTTGTTGTAAAgtttattattgaataattttattttatctgataaattttaaaataataatatatttaaatcagTTGATTTAGATGCCAATAactttttttcatctttatttatttattgactATAGCATATAAGAATATATTCTCTTATAttgatttatattaaatattctcgTTATTAGCTCAATTGTCACGTGACAATGTGACACTATGCATATTGTAAATCATTCGAGCCATTTTCTTAAGTAACTAATGAATGTTGGTTGGAAATGAGCGTTATGTTACTTACTTCCACGGTACCAAAGCCATGGGTTTATTAGTTCAATCAGGTGAGGGGATATTTGATTGATGGGTTGTCGCTCTTGTATTCCGGTCGCTCAAAAAGTAACATGTTGGGTAAGATCGAGTACTACATTTAAGTATCGAGCTCTTGGCTGATCTATTCTACTATTCCAGCTATTTTGTGCTATAACATGAGTGTAGAAGCtgacattcatttaaaatttctcttaactatttaaaatattaattaaaagattaataatagtaaataaaatacaaattaacaTTATTTGAAGAGTTGAATTCCAAGTAGTCAAACGAGAGTGATAACCTTGAATCTAATTCAGATTCCAGCTTCAAATTCAATCCCCTCATCACCTTATAAAAGAATTCCAATCAGCACACTCACCATTCAAAATCTCCAGCCGTTTCCGCCGCCGTTGTTCTTCCGCCGACTTTTCTCCGACCGTCTCTGTGTTTTCCGACATAAAAAACCGCCCACGATTTCATCATGAGCTCCCGCGACAGGTCTCTCGTCTCtttgtatttcatttataCGCCCTTTCCTCTATCTCTTCTCCTCGCAGCCTTTCATTTAGATTATCCTTCTTCCGTTTGAATTTc includes these proteins:
- the LOC111803785 gene encoding oligopeptide transporter 7-like; the protein is MADNHEILDPLIHGNQVDQWCASGSTSDSPSPEDPFPGENSPVEQVALTVPVTDDTSLPTFTFRTWLLGTIACMLLSFLNQFFYYRKEPLSVTSISAQIAVVPIGHLLASALTNRVFFEGKKWKFTLNPGPFNQKEHVLITIFANSGASTVYAIHVVSAIKIFYKKELTFFVALLVVLTTQVLGFGWAGIFRRYLVEPAAMWWPQNLVQVSLFRALHEKEERPKGKLSRNQFFVIAFTCSFAYYVFPGYLFPMLTSMSWLCWAFPTSIIAQQLGSGLRGLGIGAFGFDWSTISAYLGSPLASPWFATANIAAGFAIVTYLVTPLAYWLDLFDAKTFPIFSDGLFTSAGQKYNISAIIDPNFRLDVDAYNREGPLRISTFFALYYGINFACLAATVVHVLLFHGRDIWRLSKSALQEKLMDVHTKLMRKYDQVPEWWFMSILVVNISATIFICEYYNNQLQLPWWGVLLACSLAVFFTLPVGVIAALTNQAPSLNVITEFIIGYLYPGYPVANMCFKVYGYISMKQAITFLQDFKLGHYMKIPPKEMFTAQVVGSVISAVTHLGTAWWLMATIPNICDRAMLPVGSPWTCPGDHVFYDASVIWGLIGPRRIFGDQGKYGSLNWFFLAGAVSPFLVWLAHKAFPDKYWIRLITMPVLLGAVVNMPPATAVNYTSWIVIGFASGFVAYRHYRGWWSRHNYLLSGALDAGLAFMGVFLYICLGMQHVSLRWWGGDSDACPLASCPTAPGVVVKGCPVH
- the LOC111803786 gene encoding multisite-specific tRNA:(cytosine-C(5))-methyltransferase trm4b isoform X2, translated to MEEPSTSPLPAAFLDFLKENDLDPSIYAATDSTPRYVRLKPGYEADVEEIEAEIKCKLEKVNWLPGFYSLPPDVQIAGSQAYKTGKIYGIDAASGAAVTALDVSPGNHVLDLCAAPGAKLCMIVDLLDGLGSVTGVDVSQHRLAACRTMLQKYALGDICRLFVADGATFSLIPVNVTSESRSEDSVDRLKEWTSRKSWKERKKAAIAKQNAAAELVQRCQEPELIFYGLKSGVVGFTKSEIYRSPSESELLSYGYDRVLVDAECTHDGSIKHIQKFESWGWTSLQRRVLDAERTDNLTVLQLRLLTNGFRLLKSGGILVYSTCSLTVAQNEDVVEQFLKDNASAELQEIEAARNWPCKSGRIPKTLRFDPWASQTSGLFVAKFLKLAE
- the LOC111803786 gene encoding uncharacterized protein LOC111803786 isoform X3; translation: MEEPSTSPLPAAFLDFLKENDLDPSIYAATDSTPRYVRLKPGYEADVEEIEAEIKCKLEKVNWLPGFYSLPPDVQIAGSQAYKTGKIYGIDAASGAAVTALDVSPGNHVLDLCAAPGAKLCMIVDLLDGLGSVTGVDVSQHRLAACRTMLQKYALGDICRLFVADGATFSLIPVNVTSESRSDSVDRLKEWTSRKSWKERKKAAIAKQNAAAELVQRCQEPELIFYGLKSGVVGFTKSEIYRSPSESELLSYGYDRVLVDAECTHDGSIKHIQKFESWGWTSLQRRVLDAERTDNLTVLQLRLLTNGFRLLKSGGILVYSTCSLTVAQNEDVVEQFLKDNASAELQEIEAARNWPCKSGRIPKTLRFDPWASQTSGLFVAKFLKLAE
- the LOC111803786 gene encoding ribosomal RNA small subunit methyltransferase F isoform X1 — translated: MEEPSTSPLPAAFLDFLKENDLDPSIYAATDSTPRYVRLKPGYEADVEEIEAEIKCKLEKVNWLPGFYSLPPDVQIAGSQAYKTGKIYGIDAASGAAVTALDVSPGNHVLDLCAAPGAKLCMIVDLLDGLGSVTGVDVSQHRLAACRTMLQKYALGDICRLFVADGATFSLIPVNVTSESRSDESTLEDSVDRLKEWTSRKSWKERKKAAIAKQNAAAELVQRCQEPELIFYGLKSGVVGFTKSEIYRSPSESELLSYGYDRVLVDAECTHDGSIKHIQKFESWGWTSLQRRVLDAERTDNLTVLQLRLLTNGFRLLKSGGILVYSTCSLTVAQNEDVVEQFLKDNASAELQEIEAARNWPCKSGRIPKTLRFDPWASQTSGLFVAKFLKLAE
- the LOC111804437 gene encoding thiosulfate sulfurtransferase 18-like isoform X2 — encoded protein: MRSQISPAVSAAVVLPPTFPQRFLVFQTSKTAHRSRTTGIAPLIMGSLDSFEAGIVTVDVKTAKNLLHSGYAFLDVRTVEEFKEGHVATEKIVNIPYQFNSPDGRVKNDRFLEDVSAVFKKDDRLVVGCRSGVRSLLAIEDLRNDGKK
- the LOC111804437 gene encoding thiosulfate sulfurtransferase 18-like isoform X1, translated to MRSQISPAVSAAVVLPPTFPQRFLVFQTSKTAHRSRTTGIAPLIMGSLDSFEAGIVTVDVKTAKNLLHSGYAFLDVRTVEEFKEGHVATEKIVNIPYQFNSPDGRVKNDRFLEDVSAVFKKDDRLVVGCRSGVRSLLAIEDLRNDGFKHLTDLGGGHLAWLEYGFPVAKPKVKTDPKSVDLKADEL